From the Malaclemys terrapin pileata isolate rMalTer1 chromosome 13, rMalTer1.hap1, whole genome shotgun sequence genome, one window contains:
- the LOC128848394 gene encoding olfactory receptor 1020-like: MASPEQGNETSITEFILLGFGTHPELQILLFLLFLVIYIATMSGNILIVTLVVTDQHLHTPMFFLGNLSCLETFYTSTILPRMLASLLTEDRTVSFSGCLTQYYFFGSLAGTECLLLSVMSYDRYLAICNPMHYAARMSGRVLLQLAGCSWLGGFLGNSITTLSISQLTFCGPNDIDHFFCDFIPLINLSCNDTHLMEMLAFTLILIFSLLPFLLTLMSYICIIATILRIPSTTGKQKAFSTCSSHLTVVTIFYGTLLIVYMFPTTNALSDFKKVLSVFYTVLTPLVNPLIYSLRNKEVKEALRKACRKCRFGQC, from the coding sequence ATGGCGAGCCCAGAACAGGGAAATGAAACGTccatcacagaattcatcctcctgggatttgggaCTCACCCTGAACTGCAAATCCTTCTTTTCCTGCTATTTCTCGTGATCTACATTGCAACCATGTCTGGGAACATCCTCATCGTGACCTTAGTTGtgactgatcagcaccttcacacccccatgttcttcctggggaacttgtcctgcttggagaccttctacacctccaccatcctacccaggatgctggccagtctcctgactgaGGACAGGACTGTTTCATTTAGTGGGTGTCTCACACAATATTATTTCTTTGGTTCTCTAGCAGGTACGGAATGCCTTCTCTTATCggtgatgtcttatgatcggtatttagcgatATGCAATCCAATGCACTATGCAGCCCGTATGAGTGGCAGGGTCTTGCTTCAGCTTGCAGGTTGTTCTTGGCTAGGTGGCTTCCTAGGTAATAGCATAACAACATTGTCAATATCACAGTTAACTTTCTGTGGTCCCAATGATATTGACCATTTCTTTTGCGATTTTATCCCCCTGATAAATCTCTCCTGTAATGATACTCACCTGATGGAAATGTTGGCTTTCACACTCATCTTGATTTTCTCACTTCTCCCATTCCTACTTACCTTGATGTCCTACATCTGTATCATTGCgaccatcctgagaatcccttccaccactgGGAAGCAAAAGGCCTTTtctacctgctcctctcacctcactgTGGTGACCATTTTTTATGGAACTCTACTGATTGTGTATATGTTCCCAACAACCAATGCACTGAGTGACTTCAAGAAAGTTCTCTCTGTCTTCTACACTGTCCTGACTCCCCTGGtcaatcccctcatctacagcctgagaaataAAGAGGTCAAGGAGGCCCTGAGGAAAGCTTGCAGGAAATGCAGGTTTGGACAATGCTAA
- the LOC128847203 gene encoding olfactory receptor 10A7-like, with protein sequence MMNPEQRNQTSITEFILLGFGTLPELQIFLFLLFLVIYMATMAGNILIMVLIVFDCCLHTPMYFFLGNLSCLETCYTSTILPSMLTTLLSGDRTISFSGCLTQYYFFTSMVATECLLLSVMSYDRYLAICNPMHYAAHMSGRSCLQFIGGSWIGGFLCSGIITLPISQLAFCGPNGIDHFFCDPIPLINLSCNDPHLMEMLAFTLSLIFLVVPFLLTLMSYICIIVTILRIPSITGRQKAFSTCSSHLIVVTMYYGTLLIAYMFPTTNTLRDFKKVLSVFYTVLTPLVNPLIYSLKNKEVKEALRKAIRKSMFGQC encoded by the coding sequence ATGATGAACCCAGAACAGAGAAATCAAACGTccatcacagaattcatcctcctgggattcggAACTCTCCCTGAACTTCAAATCTTTCTTTTCCTGCTGTTTCTTGTGATCTACATGGCAACCATGGCCGGGAACATCCTCATTATGGTTCTTATTGTGTTTGATTGTtgccttcacacccccatgtacttcttcctaggGAACTTGTCATgcctggagacctgctacactTCAACAATCCTGCCCAGCATGCTGACCACTCTCTTGAGTGGGGACAGAACTATTTCATTTAGTGGGTGTCTCACACAATATTATTTCTTTACTTCTATGGTTGCTACAGAATGCCTTCTTTTATCAGTGATGTCatatgatcggtatttagcgatATGCAATCCAATGCACTATGCAGCCCATATGAGTGGCAGGTCTTGCCTCCAGTTTATAGGTGGCTCTTGGATAGGTGGCTTCCTCTGTAGTGGCATAATAACATTGCCGATATCCCAGTTAGCTTTCTGTGGCCCCAATGGtattgaccatttcttttgtgatcCTATCCCCCTGATAAATCTCTCCTGTAATGATCCTCACCTGATGGAAATGTTGGCTTTCACACTCAGCTTGATTTTCTTAGTGGTCCCATTCCTACTTACCTTGATGTCCTACATCTGCATCATTGTgaccatcctgagaatcccttccatcacggggaggcaaaaggccttttccacctgctcctcccacctcattgtgGTGACCATGTATTATGGAACTCTACTGATTGCCTATATGTTCCCAACAACCAACACACTGAGAGACTTCAAGAAAGTTCTCTCTGTCTTCTACACTGTCTTGACTCCCCTGGtcaatcccctcatctacagcctgaagaACAAAGAGGTCAAGGAGGCCCTGAGAAAAGCTATCAGGAAATCCATGTTTGGACAATGCTAA